A region of Aquila chrysaetos chrysaetos chromosome 13, bAquChr1.4, whole genome shotgun sequence DNA encodes the following proteins:
- the C13H2orf42 gene encoding uncharacterized protein C2orf42 homolog: MEPASVRTKVPSFLSDLGKATLRGIRKCPRCGTYNGTRGLSCKNKNCGTVFRYGTRKQPGVDAVKIITGSDLQVYSVRQRDRGPDYRCFVELGVSETAIQTVDGTIITQLSSGRCYVPSCLKAATQGVVENQCQHVKLALNCQTEATPLTLKSSVLNSMQASPETKQTIWQLATEPTGPLVQRITKNVLVVKCKASQKHSLGYLHASFAQKMSAKTLTDHRFSCSCQALKPGKGGPAEEEAPAPPRCIHFFACICAFASDESLAQEFADFLACDSGGLKGMVVPQLVSGPESTVQAGEAAAAKPKKRKKDATPGTQATSPLLAQDPAHSNPRRSSVKKPAVASSLKRQGCTQLLDESQVTLSFQDWLASVTERIHQTMHYQFEGKPEPLVFHIPQAFFDALQQRISSGSTKKRLPNSTTAFVRKDALPLGTFSKYTWHITNVLQVKQIFDTPELPLEITRSFIQNRDGTYELFRCPKVEVESIAEAYGHLEKQPAIRPLELKTFLKVGNTSPTQKEPTPFIIEWIPNILPQSRIGELRIKFQYGHHGGPQPSADHQPPTAVEPALELTPLTTITFP; encoded by the exons ATGGAGCCGGCATCGGTGAGGACGAAAGTCCCCTCCTTCCTGTCCGACCTGGGGAAGGCCACGCTCCGGGGTATCCGGAAATGTCCCCGCTGCGGCACTTACAACGGCACCCGAGGCCTGAGCTGCAAGAACAAGAACTGCGGGACTGTCTTCCGCTACGGCACACGCAAGCAGCCCGGCGTTGACGCCGTCAAGATCATCACCGGCTCCGACTTACAGGTTTATTCGGTGCGGCAGAGGGACCGGGGACCGGATTACCGGTGCTTTGTGGAGCTGGGGGTCTCGGAGACGGCCATCCAGACGGTAGACGGGACCATCATCACGCAGCTCAGCTCTGGCCGCTGCTATGTGCCTTCATGTCTGAAAGCGGCCACGCAAGGCGTGGTGGAGAACCAGTGCCAGCACGTCAAACTGGCCCTGAACTGCCAGACCGAGGCCACCCCCCTCACCCTGAAAAGCTCGGTGCTCAACTCCATGCAGGCTTCGCCCGAAACCAAACAAACCATATGGCAGCTGGCAACCGAGCCCACGGGACCGCTGGTGCAGCGGATCACCAAGAACGTCCTGGTGGTGAAGTGCAAGGCCAGCCAGAAGCACAGCCTCGGCTACCTGCACGCCTCCTTCGCCCAGAAAATGAGCGCCAAGACGCTGACGGACCACAGGttctcctgctcctgccaggcTCTGAAGCCTGGCAAGGGCGGCCCGGCTGAGGAGGAGGCGCCGGCACCACCGCGCTGCATTCACTTCTTCGCCTGCATCTGCGCCTTCGCCAGCGACGAGAGCCTGGCGCAGGAGTTCGCCGACTTCCTCGCCTGCGACTCCGGCG GTCTGAAAGGGATGGTGGTCCCGCAGTTGGTGAGTGGCCCCGAATCCACGGTGCAGGCTGGGGAGGCGGCTGCTGCTAAGcccaagaagaggaaaaaggacgCGACGCCTG GGACGCAAGCGACCAGCCCTCTCCTGGCTCAAGACCCAGCTCACAGCAACCCCAGGAGAAGCAGTGTGAAGAAGCCGGCCGTTGCCTCCTCGCTGAAAAGACAAG GCTGTACCCAGCTGCTGGACGAGTCACAGGTGACCCTCTCCTTCCAGGACTGGCTGGCCAGCGTCACTGAACGCATCCATCAAACCATGCATTACCAGTTTGAGG GCAAGCCCGAGCCGCTGGTGTTCCACATCCCTCAGGCTTTCTTTGACGCACTGCAGCAGAGGATCTCCAGCGGGAGCACAAAGAAGAGGCTGCCCAACTCCACTACAG CTTTTGTCCGCAAGGACGCCCTTCCCCTGGGCACCTTCTCCAAGTACACATGGCACATCACCAACGTCCTGCAGGTCAAGCAGATCTTTGATACACCTGAG TTGCCACTGGAGATCACACGCAGCTTCATCCAGAACCGGGACGGGACCTACGAGCTCTTCAGGTGCCCCAAGGTGGAGGTGGAGAGCATCGCCGAGGCCTACGGGCACCTGGAAAAGCAGCCGGCCATCCGGCCCCTGGAGCTCAAGACCTTCCTCAAAGTGG GAAACACCTCCCCCACGCAGAAGGAGCCCACCCCCTTCATCATCGAGTGGATCCCGAACATCCTCCCACAGTCCCGCATCGGCGAGCTCCGCATCAAGTTCCAGTACGGACACCACGGTGGCCCCCAGCCCAGCGCCGACCACCAGCCCCCCACCGCCGTCGAGCCAGCGCTGGAGCTCACCCCGCTCACCACCATCACCTTCCCCTGA